CTCGCAATACATGTACGTGGTCGTGCACACGTCAACGGCATCGATGGATGTCACCTCCGAGGTGCGCCACGCCCTGGCTCAGGTCGATCCGGGATTGCCGCTGTTCGGCATACGTACCATGAACGATGTGATCGCCGAACACGCCAGCGGACAGCAGTTCCTAGCGTTGCTCGTAGGCCTCTTCTCAGGCCTGGCACTGATTCTTGCCGCGGTAGGAATTTATGGAGTGCTGTCGTACCTGGTTACGCAGCGCACCCGCGAAATCGGAATTCGCATGTCGTTGGGAGCGAGTCGCTCGAATGTGCTGACGCTCGTACTCCGGCACGGCATGCGGCTGGCGGGATTGGGATTTGCCTTGGGTCTGATTGCAGCTCTCGCAGCGGGAAGATTACTTTCCGGCTTGCTGCACGAGATACACCCTGGCGATCCGGCGACGATTGTATTGACGGCGCTCTCCTTGGCTCTCGTCGCGCTTTTGGCGTGTTATGTTCCGGCCCGGCGTGCAGCAAAGGTGGACCCAATGGTCGCGCTGAGGCACGAATAACGGAACCGGCGGCGGTGGCCGGTGGGCGCTGCTGGGCGACCAAACCCAGCAGCAGTTAAAGCACAGAGCCCGCAAAATCAACCTGCGCAGCCGCAAGAAACACAGAGGCCCCATCACCTGAAGGTGGCTCTGTTGCGCCCTTTGGCGCGATACCTGCACTTCCCGTCGTGCTATAGTAAGCCCACTTATTGCGCCATAACCCCGAATGGCCGGACGGATACGTTCGATCTGCAAGCAGTGCCGCGCCAGGGCATAGGAATGTCCACCACTCCCACGACAAAGGCTGCGGCTAGCTCCAGCACACGTGTGTTGCCTCTGCTGGTGAGCTTCGATCAAGAGCCCCGTATCCAGCGGATGCTCGCGGAGCTCTCACGCTTTCGCCGCATTTCCTTCGAAGGGTCACTGGATCTTCCGGCTGATCTCGAACGCGTGCTCATCAGCGGCGATGAGCGGTTGCTTCTTACGCATTACGACGAACTTCGCCGTCCCAACCTGCGGCTGATTGGGCTCACCGATCATCGATTTCACGATCCCCGGCTCGACGCGCTTGTGTATGCGTATTTGCCGTCGAACACGCCTTTGCCGCTCCTGGAGCGCACGGTGGACAACGCTTTGGACCACGTTCACCTAATCCACGTACGCGAGCAGGTCAACGAACGGCTCCGCGGAGTAACGCGCGAGATTCAGGAGCTGAACAAAATCGGCGCCGCACTCTCTGCCGAGCATCGTTTAGACCGGCTGCTCGAGTTGATTCTGACGAAGTGTCGCGAAATTACAAATGCCGATGCGGGCTCGCTCTACCTGGTCGAAGGCGTTCCGGACGAAAAGCCTGCAACGCCAGCTCCCAGTCCCGTGATTTCGGCTTCGCCATCATCGAGTGGTTTACCTGCGGCTCAACTCGTAAAAGCGCAGGAAGAAGAACCGAGGCGGAAGTTCCTTCGTTTCAAACTGGCGCAGAACGATTCCATTGATGTTCCTTTTCGGGAATCCACCATCGAAATCGACCATCACTCGATCGCAGGCTACGTCGCTGATACCGGGAAAGTCGTCAACATTGACGACGCCTATCACTTGTCGCCCGACGTTCCCTACAGCATCAACCGCAAGTTCGACGAAGACTCGGGCTATCGCACCCGCTCGATTCTCGCTGTTCCTTTGCACGATCAGAAAGAGCAGATCGTGGGCGTGCTGCAGCTTATCAATGCCAAGCGCGATGGCAAGGCTAAGCTCAGCTCAATTCAGGTGATGAATCAGCAGGTGATTCCATTCGGACATCGCCAGCAGGACATCGTCACCTCTCTTGCCAGCCAGGCGGCGGTCGCCATCGAGAACAGCCGTTTATACGAGAACATTCATCGCCTGTTTGAAGGCTTCGTGCGCGCGTCGGTTATCGCCATCGAAGCTCGCGACCCTACCACTTCCGGTCATTCCTTCCGCGTCGCCAATCTCACCGTCGCGTTGGCTGAGTCGGTGCAGCGCGTCGAGACCGGGCCATATTCGAACCTGCGCTTCACGCGTGAGGAAATGCGTGAGATACGCTATGCCTCGCTGCTGCACGATTTCGGTAAGGTCGGAGTTCGCGAAGAGGTCCTGGTCAAAGCCAAGAAGCTGTACCCCGCGCAACTGGAATTGGTGAAGCAGCGCTTTGATTTCGTGAAGCGCTCAATCCAGGCAGA
The DNA window shown above is from Terriglobales bacterium and carries:
- a CDS encoding FtsX-like permease family protein; translated protein: PEEKNAITIPTVVNEAMVRQFWPNQNPIGQMFTRGDKDGPWYQVIGETGDVKQWGITHASVPEAYDAFDGSQYMYVVVHTSTASMDVTSEVRHALAQVDPGLPLFGIRTMNDVIAEHASGQQFLALLVGLFSGLALILAAVGIYGVLSYLVTQRTREIGIRMSLGASRSNVLTLVLRHGMRLAGLGFALGLIAALAAGRLLSGLLHEIHPGDPATIVLTALSLALVALLACYVPARRAAKVDPMVALRHE
- a CDS encoding HD domain-containing phosphohydrolase, which gives rise to MSTTPTTKAAASSSTRVLPLLVSFDQEPRIQRMLAELSRFRRISFEGSLDLPADLERVLISGDERLLLTHYDELRRPNLRLIGLTDHRFHDPRLDALVYAYLPSNTPLPLLERTVDNALDHVHLIHVREQVNERLRGVTREIQELNKIGAALSAEHRLDRLLELILTKCREITNADAGSLYLVEGVPDEKPATPAPSPVISASPSSSGLPAAQLVKAQEEEPRRKFLRFKLAQNDSIDVPFRESTIEIDHHSIAGYVADTGKVVNIDDAYHLSPDVPYSINRKFDEDSGYRTRSILAVPLHDQKEQIVGVLQLINAKRDGKAKLSSIQVMNQQVIPFGHRQQDIVTSLASQAAVAIENSRLYENIHRLFEGFVRASVIAIEARDPTTSGHSFRVANLTVALAESVQRVETGPYSNLRFTREEMREIRYASLLHDFGKVGVREEVLVKAKKLYPAQLELVKQRFDFVKRSIQAEKLQQRLDYVLAKGREEYMAKVGRFDDELRRQLEEVDHYFETVLKADEPTVLPEGSFEKLAEIAERYYCDFDGNEKPLLMPDEVRLLSIRKGSLDENERLQIESHVVHTVNFLQQIPWTSEIRHIPEIARGHHEKLNGQGYPYKLSAPEIPVQTRMMTISDIFDALSAADRPYKHSVNLERALHILQLAVDDGELDPSLFKVFLEAKVYEKWKTEPHPY